DNA from Aliarcobacter skirrowii CCUG 10374:
TTTCATCTCTTGTTTGCTTTGTTTATTCTAATTGCTTTTTTAACAGATGATGATGAATTTTTAAGATTTCATGCAATTGCTGGTTACTCTATTCTAATTTTATTATTTTTTAGAATTTATTGGGGATATTTTGGTCCAAAATACTCTTTATTTAAAGATTTTCCAGCAAATAAAAATGAAACTAAAGAGTTTTTAAAAAATATTTTTAGTGGTTCTTTTAAAAATGAGCAAAAATACATAGGTCACAATCCATTAGCATCTTATGTAATGATAGCTATGTTAATTGTTACTTTTATTGTAATTGTTACAGGTGTATTAGCTTATGGAATACAAGATGGAAAAGGAGTAGCATCTTTTTTAAATGACTCTTTTTTTAAAAAAATGAAACTTTTTAAAGAGATTCATGAATTCTTTGCAAATTTTCTTATCTTTTTAATTGTTATGCACTTAGTTGGAATTGCCTTTGATAGAGTGTTTCATAAAAAGTACGAAACTCTAAACTCTATAGCAACTGGATATAAAATGACTGATGAAGATGAGAGTATAAAACTATCAATTTTTCAAAAAATATTTGCAATTGTTATGTTTATAGCTTTTTTAGCTTTTTTGATTTTTAATCTTTATAAACCAAATAATGCT
Protein-coding regions in this window:
- a CDS encoding cytochrome b/b6 domain-containing protein, yielding MKKSYIWSLPTRVFHLLFALFILIAFLTDDDEFLRFHAIAGYSILILLFFRIYWGYFGPKYSLFKDFPANKNETKEFLKNIFSGSFKNEQKYIGHNPLASYVMIAMLIVTFIVIVTGVLAYGIQDGKGVASFLNDSFFKKMKLFKEIHEFFANFLIFLIVMHLVGIAFDRVFHKKYETLNSIATGYKMTDEDESIKLSIFQKIFAIVMFIAFLAFLIFNLYKPNNALVASKFEPIDYKTQNLAFVNECGSCHTLYPPNLLPKKSWVLIMSDLENHFGDDASLDEDVNKNILTFLVNNSAETSTNKASWNFLNSIGDKDIIALTKTSYWERKHKKIPKEVFKNEKVKSVANCKACHSDIEKGLIEYENIKDISDFI